The genome window TTGATCTCACACCACATCTTCAACGCCGCTGCCCAGATACCAGACCCCGAGGTAAGACCTGGATAGATTTTATGGCCCCTAAACGGCATTGTTGTTGTGACTCTCTTTGTATTGAACAGGCTAGCGTGAACCGCTTATAATTTTATGGCACTGAACGCATTGACACAATGGCAGCGGTAAAAACACATCTAGTCCTGCCATATATTTTTCTAACTACACCGCAAAGTTAGTGCTAATGgtgttttagaaatatttattgacAGTCAAACGCTGTTGTACAGTTATATGGCTTTTAAAAAGCTATTTACATAAAGTGCAGTAATGCAAGGACACTCTGTTGCATAGATCAGACAAAGAGACCATACTTTGCCTGAAAACATggaaaaaatcaacaacaaatgaAACAGCAAACAACAAGTTAAACTAGACGGTCACTGAAGAAAGAACTAAAGCCTTTGTAGGgaccaaaatatttaattttgactTTAGCCAGCCAGTAACAACCTACATGTAACAGCAACCTAGATCTTGCTAGAAGACACAGAGAAAACCTAGAATTGTGACAGTGAGAGCTGCATGGGAGAGATCCACTTACATTGTcttgaaaatgtgaaatcaaGTTAAGGTGATCTCAGATTATGTAAACGATTTTGGACTCTCACATTCCCAGTATTAGTACAGCACTGACCTTGCAAAGTAAACTTGTCTACACTGTTCACTGATAATGTGATATTGTCAGTCGCACTGAGGAATATTTGCACCATTGATCATCTATAATGTAACAATTACTGTCAATTCCATTGACTGCTTAAGGAAATCCTGTTCATCACATCTAGCAAAGGGTCGTTCTTGAATAGattgttcattttgaacaaatttcCAATGTGACTCAGGAAGAACAAGTCGTCttggggagtgattcgttcagtcgcgcagtCGCAAAATTCAATAGGTTATGTACTGGAATTAGTCTAgtagttcacctgtttcagtcaatgcaacatgagccggaaagagaattgattagttcatctctcgAGACTTCGTTCATTcatcatgtgacagacccataagcttcaacctatgcagtctgagtcATCAAgtgacttaataataataatatccaactctttattacctttgttacTACATTCAGTGTATGGAACTACTATAAAATACAGAATAACTATCATGACCGAAATTCACATATTTATAAACTGTAAGAAACTTCAATTTGAGACCAGAAACGCAGTAACTGTAAAGAGTAAATAATAACTGAtaataagttataataataatgataataataataataacaactatgCACCcgtttgtaaattaatttctctattcAATGCTGTCACGTCACGTGACAAAAGAACGATTGATTGGAAAAAGCCTTTTGTACAGTCTATGGTTAAagcttatggggctgtcacgtgatgaaaTAATGTCtagaagaaatagaaaatagaagaAACTAATCGATGGAAAGAAGTGAACAATGAGCGTGAACTGGAAAAGCAGGAATGGCTCTTGAGTTGAGTGTTTAAAATTGCTTTATTCCTGTGGATTCACTACAGTACATTGTTTGCTCCTGATTTTCAGTGTTTACTTTAAGCTTTCAGTTTGTGTGATTCTTGGCTGCACTCCTGAGGCTTTGGCCATAGTGGGTGTATTTTCATTGgcgaaagaaaaaataaatgaaataactggTCAAATTTAgccttaaatttaaattattcaaTGTTTATTCAACAATGTTCTTTGAATAACAGATTCAATTTAGAGAACGAGTTAAAAAGCAACTTCATTTGAATGTATAAACTGTATGACTGTTGATTTcccattcttttatttttattattattattttttttattttatattgattgtcaactttagacattctattaactgtaagtaactttgcaacttcTGTGCATGTCAACTACACATGTTTAGAGTATTACGAGACTGCtaggttagggttagtagaataatCTGGGAGACGTTTACATTCATAACTGATGTAATAACAGCTTTCTTCCTAGTCGACTTTGACAGCAGGTGTCAGATGTACCGTTTCTCTACACCCACTGCTAATTAAACACTCATTAAAGGGTCAATTATCCAGGTGCCTCCAATTTTCTCTGTTGGGACACTGTTTAACACCAACATGAAACCACTTAAGGGACACAAATATAGTTTGGGTACATTTTGTGCTCCAGTGGAATCAGTAGGCAATATTGAATTGGAAAACAGGACATTTGTTCATATTTATAGACACCCATATAAAACACCATGATCAAATTGATTTGTGTTCAGCTGCAGAGAGTCTGTGTATTGTAAGTTGTGTCATGTTAGGTCATGCCGGAAGAACAAGCTCTAAACTTGAGAAAATAACTATGAATTCTCCGTTTTTATTGTCTTCATGCAATGCAATACACTATATAAGAATTTGATGGATACTTTATTCATCTCAACAGGAAATTCAAAAAGTTctgatgtttaatgtttaaagttcTGATGTCTTTGGTTTCTGTTTGTCTATATAGTTGGTAAGGATAGTACATCAAATATAGAGGATAGAAGAGACACAATGAAGGgcactgaaaagaaaaaatatcaatAAGTGACCTACTGCCAGCTGAACTCTGAATGGTCTGTAACACACTATAGCGATTGCATCTCATGATTGATTGTCTGTCAGGAATACTGAATGACccaatacatttttatatctaACAGGTCATGCTTTTTCATCCTCAATGCtgaaattttacaatatttatttctatatttagctTTTTAAATACTAATCTTTCCTTCAAAACTGAAAACAGAAGggttgtaaatatatttattctccTATAGTCTACTAATACAGTGACATAAACAAAAATATCACTggattattataatatttgtagacgtatacatacatatacatacagtatataatatgttattgtaaaatacattttagatgtTTCTCCTTAACTGAAACTCTCCTATTTGGTTTCAGCTGAAAGCATGTAATACCGAATGAAAATAAGGATTACTGAGACACAAACTGTCTGACTGATGTCTATGTATTGGCCAGTGGCCATGCAGCtctgaagaaaacaaaatatttggtTAGTCATTATAGAAGGAGTAGTATGagacatttcttttaattttcaataatattttttaactagttgcttattagcacgcctattattaacatattggctgtttattagtgcttataaagtacatataatgcatgacatccataatcctacccaataccctaaacttaacaactaccttataaactattaataagcagcaaataaggagttaactgaggcaaaagtcatagttaatggttagttaatagtgagaattggaccctaaaataaagtgtgaccatattaTTTCACAGCAGGAATAGGCTCAGTACAAATCCCTGAGGCACACCGCTTTGCTGATATTACACATTGAGTGAAATAAAAAGGATTCCCCCTCATTCTTTAGTTGAGATATGAGATATATGATCTGAAGCTTATTCTTTGTATATACACTTTTAATCCAACAAGAGTTTCTTGTCATGATGCTTGTGCAGTAAAGAGAAAGTCAGCATGCGACCATGTGAAAATCTCAGGGTTTATTGAATAAGACTGAAACATCAATAGTAATTTATTTTAGCTGAAGGGACATCTGCTATCTTTAGCCCCGCTGATGGAAATGTTACTCTTTATCCAGCAAAAATATCAAGCTAATCAGTCAGTACTAAATACCAATAAGTCATTTCTAATTATTAGTGCTTTTCgctaaggcaagcatcactattTGGTGTCACTTAGTGTTGGAGATTCGAACAAACCCTTAactctacattttaaaatgtattgtgcaTCTTTTAATTTAATGATAAAATTGTGCTGCTTGTTGaggagaaaaatttaaataaaaaaaaaaacgtgcataCATTATACACATGTAGGGTGATTTATACTGTctcaaaatgtaaactaaatcATTGGCCAGCTCTAATTTGCTAAATACGACTATAAGACATGAATAAGATATTATGAACATTAACACCTTGATTTTCTGTCAAACTGATTTGAAACTTTAAAGACAGACCTACTTTGTGCTCAGAGGTTGTTAATAGATTGTATATGCTTTCGCTGAAGCCAGCAGTTTGCATTATTGCAACTTACTTATGCTTGAAATAATTGTGTTTAGCAGCAGAATATCTGGTGAAAAATTACATAACCCATGCTGCTGTACAGAAATGTCAACCATCAGAGAGCAATGTTGTGATTCTCCTCGTAGCTGGTTATAGTGCTTTAACAAAGActttttcaaatagaaaaaatgaatagaaaaaatgACTAACCTACATGGTGAGGCACGTCTCTCTGTAGGTTTGTGTGCAAACAATGAAGGCAAAACAGGTATCAGATGCTTCACCATGTGTATCGTATTCATGTTTTACTCTCTACCTTCACAAATTTAAATTTGCACTATAAAGTACTCTTTATATTCATGTGTCAAAAGGACATGTCACTCCTTGGCAGATTACACAGCCATGTTGGTACTTGACATCTCTACATATTAGACCATCATCTGACCATCATTCTTCTTGTCACCATCAGAACTCGTAGAATCTGGTCTCCAAAATGTCCTGAGGTGACAGACTGGAAGATATATTTCGAGTCACTTTGTGAAGACAAAGACATAGTCACTGCATGACTGACTCATCTTTATGTGGACAGTACAGTTCCCATGAACACTGCTTTGTATCAGTAAGGACCTCATAGCTTTATTACCAGTGCAATATGACCTCAAGGCCTGGGGACTGGGGACAAGTAAAGTCTGTCTGCAGGTATAAAAGTTGAAAAGTGCATATTTTAAACGAGATATGTAGTGATAATCTGTGTGGAGGAACTTGGACAACATGTCAACACTGACCGCCAATGATTTGTACTGTATGACATATATActgaattatttaaacaaaagcaacacattttcatattaaaGCTACTGTCACACATGGTGCCTGGCCTCTTGAGACTGTCAAAGCTGGAGTtaactattcaaaagtttggaatcattAAGTAATATGCTTCTGGAAGGACCTGATATTGATTATGATCACAGGAcacattaaatcaatcaataaaacattccggtaacactttagaataggtaacacatgttaactattaactatgacatttatctcaataaattcttaatttgctgcttattaatagttaggatggtagttgttaggtttaggtattgggtaagattagggatgtactgtaaaataaggtcaagtagaatatgttcttaattagcactaatacatggctaatattatagtaatgtgcatgctaataagcaactaataggtgttacctattctaacgTGTTACCAACATttcaaatgcaataaataaatgtttaatgtatgAAAACTCTTTTGTCTGAAAATCCACTGTAAGCAATTTACAGCTTCAAATGTTTCTGCCTCTCTTCTTTCTATTGTGATTACCATGTGAAAGTGGTACTTTAAAATCATACTTTGGTTCTTAATCACTGCTTCTGTTTCCATTTCAGTGGTGCAATGACTCTTTGTTTTTCTAAGAGATGtaggaaaattatttattttttaaattttatccCTGCAGCTTTTGCCAACAGACCCTCCAAAAAAGCCAGATCCAGTCACTTCAGAAACAGTGGTGTTTTGGGGTCTTCGATTATGGCAGGTTGTAGGTATTTTCTCCATGTTCATCCTAGCAATTGGTAAGTGtctaaaagtgtttaaaaaaaacaggaaaatggAAAAAATCCATCATTTACTATAACTGTTTGTTCACTATCCTGTTCCCATGTGACATTCTTTGTCTCGTGCTTGGAACACAAAAGGTATATTTTAGCCACTCTTTTCAATATAATGAGAGTGAGCACTGTGGCTGTCAAGGCCCTAAGTGAAAAACAGCACTTtatcttcagaagacttggattataGCACATTATTTTTTTAGACTTTGTTTTAAAACTTTAATGAAACCTATGCATTGTCGTTTTGAAGCTCAAAAACCCCAGTCTCTGTTCATTGTTACTGTatggaaaagaaaatgtattattcaaaatCCCTCCttctgtgttctacagaagaaatagggtttatgttatttttaagtaTCGTTATTATTGGAATgaggttgaataaatgatgacagaattttaatttgtaggtgACCTCTTTAAAATGGCAAGTTTGCATATATTTGCGTTCAGAATTCACATtaatagatgtaaaaaaaactaaactaaattatttaGAGTGAATCACATTAAGTGATTTAATGAAATTCCCAAGATGAAAATATCAATTACATAACAAAGAGATAAGATATGGTGCCTGTTGTGAAGGGAAAACTCTTTCAAATATTTCAAAGCTTTCTTTCTCATTTCTCAGTAATAACACTGTGCTGCATCTTCAAATGCCGAATTCCACGAACAAAAAAAGAGATAGAGGCTCGGCATGCACAAAGACTAGCCGCAAAAACCTAtgccaacacactggagacagtGCCCCCCCTAAATGAGCTCACAGAGGTGCCGGGAGGTAAGTGCCACAAAGGCTATTGGCTCTTTAAGGGTAAAGAAATCTGACCATGTCATTGTCTGATCTGTGACCATTATCTTTGTCGGTTATTTTGGTCCTGTAAATTTCCATTAACCCATTGTGTAATATTCCCAGTATAACTTACATTAAATGAATACATACACTGCTGTGAATAGTTTATCAACCTATGCAGACCTatgaatattgaaaaaaaaaaattattagtgaTAATGAcatatagggccctattttaaagaTCTAAGCGCATGATCTAAAGCACAcccgcaggtgcactcagggcatgtccgaATCCAATTTTGATAGTTTAACAACAGGAAAATGGTCGGCACTCCCGGTtgcatggtctaaatgggttgtcctTATTCTCTTAATCAATAATGGGTGTTTTGGGGCTTAACATACAatacaccaatcagagtgtcatcttaCATTCCCTTTTAAAGCCAGTTGTGCTCTTACCATGgtgcatttgctatttacacggtggAATTTGCAAGCGCAAAGACAAAACgcaccagcacgcccatgggcacacagatgggtgcaaatgcatttgctatttaagcAATGAGGCGCAGGATGGGAAAATGAGAACTGCATCGGGCTGAAACTAGCTAAAACACTTTGCGCCGCATTGAGCCgtgtgtatgatagggcccataaTGTTTGGTGTCAATATGACCATCAAATTTGATGATGTAATATATGGAAACCGTTTTGTCTATCGACATGAAATCTGTAACTTTTTCGTAGCATGGTCTGGGGATGATCTGGTTTGATTTTTGCGAAAATTGGAGCAATTGTCTTGGAggattttaaaaagtagtttttcaGAGAAACTCAAAATAGCAGACAGGAAGTTTGGTTGATTATGGCACAATTGGTATGTTTTCGGCGTGATCCAAGAAATCTATCAAGATCACGACAATACTAGTCAAAAGCTATTAGCATTTGTAAACATTTCTTTATCATTTTTTACCACAAGGTGGCACTGCCCCTAAACCTTTAGTGTACCTTAATGGTATAGTGCGAAAGACACATACCAAGTTTTGTAACGATACACTAATGCATtcataaaatatagcattttatgACAAATTTCTAAATTGCTGATGCCCAAAATGACCAGCATGGGAATATTGGGTATCATTTGACTTGGTATGTTACTTTGAATCTAAAGGGAGCAGCCATGTGATTTTTGGTCAAACCGTTCAGAAATGATAAGCAAAAAAGTAAATCGACCACTAGGTGGTACTGTGCTGAGACGCTGCAGGTACACTCGGATCATGGTTATTATAACATTCGGGGTCAGCAAAGAACGTTAACACTTATTGTCACGTACTGTCAGCTGGTATTTACCCTTTAGTAGAATAAAGACGTCTTGTTGATGTACTTTAAAGTTCTCACACTAAGCATGCCATTGGATCACTGCACTGTTTTTCATCCTTCCAGATTTGTGCAGATTTCCATCCTGATAGAAATCTAGAAAAGCCACACATCACGACACATTTTTGTTCTATATTTCCTGCAGttcatttcaaatattttctttcagcTGATGTGTCTAATGTCTTCTGTCTTTTTTCCAGTGCTATTGATCTTTCCCTCTGCTTATCTCTATTCTCTTCCCTCTTTTCACATCTCTTGTGTGTTTACTCAGCTCTTGCGGAAGCGTCAGCTCTTCAGACAGTCTCTGAGCAGGTACAGGCTCATGGTAGTGGACAGCTTCCTGTGGTCAGGGAAGAAGATGAACCCGCCAATCCAGTCCCTTAGACCGATGCGCTCGAGCTCTCCTGTTTTTCTTCTTCCTGCCTGTCCTCAGTCTGCAGTCCTGGATGCCTTAGAGTAGAAAAGACTGTCTATAATGTAACTGGTGACATATGTCTTTGAGGTTCAGTTTAGCCTGCGATTAGAATCTGCTgtcagtacagtatatatatacagtataagtgAATGATGCAAGTGTATATGCAAGTGAATCCTTAGGTGCATCTTAGAAAATATAAAGTAGGTAATGAGTAAAAAGCACATACAGTATCTTTACTTTTTCCTTCTCTGTCTTTTAAAGTCAACCTTGAATCAGAATTGACCTCATACTTTCCTAACTCCCATTTCTGCTCATATGCCAGTTTTGTATGCAGGTTTTTGGAAAGCTACCACCAttcaatacacatttatttatacagcTTTTAACTTAATAGAGATAGTTTCATAGCAGATTCGCTGTAGAAAACAGGAAGATGAATTTCAGTGTTGCAAAGTTGATCTATTATGAACTGACTGTGGCAGCTCTGCAGAAGAAAACACTGTCACTGTTGCACACACAGAACTTGCTGGCTGTTTTCTGGTGgcacatattttattttgttgtcacTGCATTTGCTTAAATCTACAAATATAACCATATAAAACCTGAATTATACAGCAGATCATATTGAGCAACGTTGGCAGTGTGACGTCTTTATGTATAAGTGAAGCAGTCCTTGACATTCTCTATAGAGTCCAATAAAGGGCAGCATAAGAACGTTACTGAGTTTCAAGCATAAATCACTTATTGAAACAATAAGGTTTCTTTGACAAATAAACTCATGAATTCTCTTGACCTTCAGAAAGGTTGAGGTATTATAGATGTAGACTTTTGCAGAGTGAAATCTTGTAAGAATATAAAAGTTAGTCTTGCTTTTATCACGTGGCAGCTTTATAATAGCACATATTTCtgagtaaataatattaatatgtgatagactttttttaattattaatcacAGTTGTAAGTTGTGATATGCTTTGCAAAGACTCTCTTGTCTCAACACAAGTCAATATTaatatcttttttctttaaatggcTTTTGCATCTTCTATAAAACAGGTCCACATTGTTTTCCAATCACAAAAACGGTTTGTGAATTCTGATTCATATTGACATATTGATATTGACTTAATACTGTGTTTCTGTCTCTGTCCCTTTTAAACCTGAATAAAAATGTAACCCCTAACTATCGTTCTGACCTGGACTGAATATCTTGCATGTTAATGTCTCCTATTTAAAACAGTCACATAATTCTGAATATTGATGTGATTAGTGATGTCTGCAGCTGTGTGCTGAATGATGTGCATACCATGAGCGCTCTGACCGACTTGTGAGAATTTTTTTTCCTTATATTATCCATATTATTTCCTTGTATACAGTATTATGCATGTTCTGTATTTCTGTCGACTGAATCAGTAATAATGCCAGTCATTCGTGAATCAAGCATTCTTGTAAGTCGGTTCTTTCTTTCCAGTGAATTGGCCAAAAAGGTTTGCAAAACAATTGAACTCTGAACTCTGATT of Carassius gibelio isolate Cgi1373 ecotype wild population from Czech Republic chromosome A2, carGib1.2-hapl.c, whole genome shotgun sequence contains these proteins:
- the LOC128023137 gene encoding transmembrane inner ear expressed protein-like isoform X2; the encoded protein is MRRGRRRGKMAMEGPRHQPPTLVPLLMSATAVLISHHIFNAAAQIPDPELLPTDPPKKPDPVTSETVVFWGLRLWQVVGIFSMFILAIVITLCCIFKCRIPRTKKEIEARHAQRLAAKTYANTLETVPPLNELTEVPGALAEASALQTVSEQVQAHGSGQLPVVREEDEPANPVP